The genomic segment GCAATTGCGGATTTTTGAACCGCGACTAAAAGGTCGCGGAGCTCGTCAGGCTTGAGATCCAACAAATTTCGCGCGCCCATTCGCTTTGGAATCACCAGAACGTGGCCCGGCGCGACGACTTCGCCTCGCGGCATGAAGACCAGCACAAGCTCGTCCTCAAATATTTTCGCCACTCTCTCTTCGCCCCTCACCAACCGAGCAAAAGGATTTTGCGGATCGTATTTGCCATCGAGCCCGGTATCAGTCCCGGGGGGAGGAAGCTCATCAGCGGGAATTTGTTGCGCGGTGAGCGGGCGGAGTGGCATGAAGAGTAGTAGCGCGCTCAACCCGAAAAACATGCCCATGCTTCTCGCGGTATTGAGTTTCAGATTCATGAGACCAGTATCTTCCGGTGATCAAGATGATCAAGACGTCAACAACAGAGGCGGTCGCCGCGGCGAGCCGCGCGACCCACTCCAGTATTTCAACAGTCTCCAAGGCAAGGGAAAGTCCAAAAGTGAAGGAAAAAAAGGACTGAACCCATATCCCTCCTCTGACTTCTGTTCCCTGATTTTAGCGTTTGAAACTCGTTCGTTGCCAGCACTCACTCGCTCCTACCCTCGTCACTTCACCTTCTATGTCGCGAGTCCCGCGCGCTCCATTCAGCATTTCAGTTTTCAGCTTTTCCCTGTTCGTCCGCGGTGAAGAAGGCGAAAGAAGTGACTCTGGCCGATTGATTTCGTTCGCCGTGCTCGCGAGTCGGATTTGGTATTCCTAACCTTGATGTTGCGAGCGCGCGGTTCAGTCTAGATCAGAACTTCGGCAATGGATTCCTCCAAGCACGGCAGCGTACTGGTTTTGCTCGGTGTGCTGTTCACCATCATTCTTGCCGGTCTCGACAACACGATCGTCAGCACGGTCATGCCGGTGGCGTTACCTGAGCTTGGCGGCGCACACCTGTACGCGTGGACGTTTGCGGCTTACATGCTCGCCGCCGCGGTATCGATGCCGATCTGGGGACCGGGCTCCGATCGCTGGGGACGCCGGCGTACGTATCTCGTCGGTATCGTCGCGTTCACAGTGGGGAGCGGACTCTGCGCCATCGCGCGCACGATGATGGAGTTCATTGGCGCTCGGGCCATCCAGGGTATCGGAGCGGGAGCCGTTGCGACTCTTCCGTTTGTTCTGCTCGGAGTTGTTTATCCGCCTAACAAACGTGGCAAGGCATTGGGCGCTGCCAGCAGCGCGTGGGCGGTCGCGAGTGTCGCCGGACCACTCCTTGGCACACTGATTGTGACGCATGTTTCATGGCGCTGGGCTTTCCTCATCAACGTGCCGATTGCCATCATCGCCGGGTTCCTCGTCATCGCCGGAATGCACGAGAGCATCGGACAT from the Pirellulales bacterium genome contains:
- a CDS encoding HIT family protein — its product is MNLKLNTARSMGMFFGLSALLLFMPLRPLTAQQIPADELPPPGTDTGLDGKYDPQNPFARLVRGEERVAKIFEDELVLVFMPRGEVVAPGHVLVIPKRMGARNLLDLKPDELRDLLVAVQKSAIAQRKGLGATGFKVIQNNGLSSSQTVYHAHFHIVPSFGGKAPGSPAPRKELPESEYDAIAAKLRAAWPK